In Sphingobium herbicidovorans, the genomic window CGCAGCGAAATAGGAAGGCGGAACGGCTGGATTAGCTCGTGACCACCTTCTCGTTCGACTTGTCGCCGGGATTCAGCCTTAGGGCACGACGACGGGGATCGCGTCTAATTTTGCAGCGCGTTTCGCGAACTTGCGGTCGAAGGTAAGAAATTCAGTGCATTGTGCGGATCGCGCGAGGTGAAGGGCGTCGGCGAAATCCATTCCATGTTCCATCCAGTCGAGGGCTAATGCCATATGGGCAGGTTCTTCGACTAGCATTCCTGGAAGACCGGCCAGGCTCCGTAGCGCGCGGGCAATTTCGTCAGGCGCGAAACCATAACCCGCGCGCAGCACCCATTCTGCCTCCAAAAGCACTGTTGCACCGAGAAAGATTTTGGTCCCATCAACGATGCTGCGGGCTGCCTTTGCCTGTCTTTCATCATCAGCGGTCAGCAAGCGGATGACAATGTTGGTATCAATCCCGCGCACGCCGCTTAGCTTCCTCCGATATGACCACATCCATTTCGTCGATCGAAAGAGCGGGCTTCGTTGACCGCAGCGAACCGAAGACAGATTCGATATCCGTGGCGGCAAAAACAGGCGCAGCTTTCAGGAGCACGCCTTCGTCCGTTTCTTCCACAATCAGCTTGGTGCCGGCAGCCCAGTGTTTCTGTTCACGGATCGCCTTGGGCAAGATAACCTGCCCTTTAGTTGAAAGTGTGGTGGTGATCCGATCCTGAACGCCCATGGCGGCCTCCGCGAGTAAGACAGAGGTAAGATAGCAGTGACTGTGGTCTGTAGCAAGGAGCGGCCGGTCTGCACCTGAAGAGCAAAGACAGGCGACTGGATGTCGGCACAGGGTCGAGATCGGAAGGCGGCCGCTGGGACATTCGCGACAGTCGGGTCCGGAGCGCCCCAGCGTCGAATCCGGCCGTAGGGATGGAGCAGGCAGAGGTCCGTTCACGCCAACATGTACGAACCCGCTGACGCGGGATGGGCACCCGGATTTGAAGTCCCGCTGATGATCTGAGAACAGCACTACAGTTGAGCACTGCTCGGGGTGGGCAGAGCATCGCGACTCCTTTCAACCAAGGAGCCGAACGATGAGCAGCTATCTTTCCCAAGTTCCCGCCAACTCGCTACGCCAGCGCATGATCGACGACATGAACATGCGTCGATATTCGCGGGAGACACAGCGCAACTATGTTCGCGATGTCGCGCGGGTCGCAACCTATCTGGGGCGGCCGCCAGACACCGCGACAGCCGAAGACCTGCGGCAGTTCCAGATCGATCAGCGGGCTTCGGGCATGGGCGTGCCGACCATGAACAGCATCGTCGCGGCGCTGCGCTTCTTTTTCACGCATACGCTCGATCGACCTGACCTTTCCCGCAAGCTCTTTACAGTCAAGCATCCACGCGCTTTGCCCGTCGTCCTCAGCCCCGATGAGGTTGCACGTCTGCTCGACGCAACCACCTGCCTCAAGCATCAGGCCGCGCTATCGGTGGCTTACGGCGCAGGCCTGCGCGTCGCCGAGGTGGCGATGCTCAAGGTTCGCGACATCGACAGCGAGCGGATGTTGCTCCGGGTAGAACGCGGCAAAGGCGGGCAATATCGCAATGCGATCCTCCCGGCTGACCTGCTCATCCTGTTGCGCGAGTGGTGGAGGGTCGGACGGCAGCAGGGCGTGATGCATGCCGATGGCTGGCTGTTCCCCGGGCAGCATGAGATGAAGCCGATCAGTACGCGCCATCTCCATCGGATCGTCGCCGAAGCCGCGCGCTCGGCCGGCATCACGAAGAAGGTCGGCCCCCACACTTTGCGGCATAGCTTTGCCACGCATTTGCTGGAGGACGGTGTCAACATCCGCGTCATCCAGGCCTTGCTGGGACACGCGAAGCTGGAGACCACGGCATTTTATACCAAGGTCGCGACCCGGACTGCCCGCGCCGTCATCAGTCCGCTCGACAAGCTGGCTTTGCTCCCGGCGCCACAGCCACAGGTGTCGCCGGACGGCTGAGCCGTTGCCCGGTGACCATGAGGTCGCCGACATCTTCCGCGCTGCCGGGCCGGCCTATCGTGCCGCCCATGCCGGACATCTGAGTCTTACCCAGCTCAAGGTGATGACGGCGATCGAGAACTGCCGCACAGCTGCCCTAGGCGGTCATGTCGAAGCCTGCGAGGACTGCGGGCATTGGCGGATCGCCTATAATAGCTGTCGGAACCGGCACTGCCCCAAGTGCCAGGGTGCAGCCGCGCGTACTTGGCTGGCGGAGCGCGAGGCCGATCTGCTGCCCGTCGGCTACTTTCACGTCGTCTTCACGTTGCCAGCCGAGATCGCCGATATCGCCTTCCATAACAAGGCCCTGCTTTACCGCCTGCTGTTCCGTACGGCGTCTGAGACGATGCTGACGATCGCGGCCGATCGGAAGCATCTTGGCGCCCGCATCGGCATCACCGCCGTGCTCCACACATGGGGCTCAGCGATGACCCATCACCCGCATGTGCATATGATCGTGCCGGGTGGTGGCATCGCGCCAGACGGGACAGGGTGGATATCGTCGCGCCCCACGTTCCTGCTGCCCGTGCGAGTTCTGGGTGCGCTGTTCCGCCGGCTGTTCCTCGCTCGGCTGATCCAGTTGCACCAGGCTGGCAGGCTCGCCTTCTTCGGATCACTTGCCCCGCTCGCCGAACGGCGGGCCTTCCTGCGCCATATCGCCCCTATCCGTAAGAAGCGCTGGGTGGTCTATGCCAAGCCGCCCTTCGCCGGACCGGGGGCGGTGCTCGCCTATCTGTCGCGCTACACGCACCGGGTTGCCATATCGAACCGGCGTCTCCTGGCTTTTGACGGCAACAGCGTCACTCTGCGCTGCAAGGATTATCGCAAGGATGGCGCCGATCGCCAGTGCGTCATGACGCTCCCAGCCGACGAGTTTATCCGCCGGTTCCTGCTCCACGTCCTGCCACGCGGCTTCCACCGCATTCGGCATTATGGCCTGCTCGCCAGTTCCGCCCGCAAGGCCAACCTCGCTCTCGCCCGCCAGCTGCTCGACGTCGCGGCCGTGCCCGAGGATCCCGGCACCGAAGATCCGGTCGATCCTCGTCCACCATGCCCATGCTGCGGCGGCCACATGGTCATCATCGAGACCTTCGAGCGGTGGCGACAGCCGCGCGCTCCTCCGATGGAGACTCTGCCTGCCCGGGAGCTTGTGTCATGACCCGGCATGACCCGTCCGTCATCTCTCCCGCGAGACCGCCTTCGCGGGACAGGATCGCCCCTGTGCCTATCGCCATCTCCGGCGGGCAAGGACGATTACGACCAGGCAGAAAGCGGCGTCTTGCCATCCCTGACGACCATCGGACTGACCTGACCATGGGCAGATCGCTATGCCCCGTCATCGCCTCAGTGGCATCCAGGCTGTACCGAAAACCGAAATCCCCATAACGTATCGCCTGCAGCACCGCGGGTCGTACATGTCAGGCTTTCGTACGCCTGACGGCGCCCGAAACTCTTCGACTTTCTGCTCGGTCCGCTTCGGAGCATCGGATTGAGGAAAGCTGTCATTCTAAGCTTTCAAATGGCAGCTTTCGAGCGCGGAATCCGGGACGGCGGAGACTGACGGTAACTGCAACGCAAGAATAATTACGCACCTTATAATTTCGAGCCATTAGTCTCTTCGTGTCGTGCCACTATTGCCTATTACCTACAAACTAAACGCCAAAGCCGGAGGATGAGAGAAATCCTTGGCGCATCGGCGGAGGGTTGTGAAGACGGCTTCTCCATCAAACGACGGACGTCAAAGCCGGGATCACCCAGTTCATCGGTGGGCCGATGTAGACATGGACGACCTTTCAGGCGACGAAATCGGTCAGACGCCTGCACGCTGTGGGCGTTCCCATCATATTCGAGAGCTGCGCCGGTGACGACGGAGCGATGCCAGGGCGTCACCAGTTGGAGGAAAAGGCCGACAGCCGTCGACGCGAGCACGCCATTTGGCCATATGACCTGCGGCTTACCACCGGCCGCGCCATAATTCCGGGCTTCCTCCTCCAAAGCTTCTTCGGTGACGATACCA contains:
- a CDS encoding type II toxin-antitoxin system VapC family toxin, with product MRGIDTNIVIRLLTADDERQAKAARSIVDGTKIFLGATVLLEAEWVLRAGYGFAPDEIARALRSLAGLPGMLVEEPAHMALALDWMEHGMDFADALHLARSAQCTEFLTFDRKFAKRAAKLDAIPVVVP
- a CDS encoding AbrB/MazE/SpoVT family DNA-binding domain-containing protein is translated as MGVQDRITTTLSTKGQVILPKAIREQKHWAAGTKLIVEETDEGVLLKAAPVFAATDIESVFGSLRSTKPALSIDEMDVVISEEAKRRARD
- a CDS encoding tyrosine-type recombinase/integrase; the encoded protein is MSSYLSQVPANSLRQRMIDDMNMRRYSRETQRNYVRDVARVATYLGRPPDTATAEDLRQFQIDQRASGMGVPTMNSIVAALRFFFTHTLDRPDLSRKLFTVKHPRALPVVLSPDEVARLLDATTCLKHQAALSVAYGAGLRVAEVAMLKVRDIDSERMLLRVERGKGGQYRNAILPADLLILLREWWRVGRQQGVMHADGWLFPGQHEMKPISTRHLHRIVAEAARSAGITKKVGPHTLRHSFATHLLEDGVNIRVIQALLGHAKLETTAFYTKVATRTARAVISPLDKLALLPAPQPQVSPDG
- a CDS encoding IS91 family transposase, producing the protein MPGDHEVADIFRAAGPAYRAAHAGHLSLTQLKVMTAIENCRTAALGGHVEACEDCGHWRIAYNSCRNRHCPKCQGAAARTWLAEREADLLPVGYFHVVFTLPAEIADIAFHNKALLYRLLFRTASETMLTIAADRKHLGARIGITAVLHTWGSAMTHHPHVHMIVPGGGIAPDGTGWISSRPTFLLPVRVLGALFRRLFLARLIQLHQAGRLAFFGSLAPLAERRAFLRHIAPIRKKRWVVYAKPPFAGPGAVLAYLSRYTHRVAISNRRLLAFDGNSVTLRCKDYRKDGADRQCVMTLPADEFIRRFLLHVLPRGFHRIRHYGLLASSARKANLALARQLLDVAAVPEDPGTEDPVDPRPPCPCCGGHMVIIETFERWRQPRAPPMETLPARELVS